The Candidatus Thermoplasmatota archaeon genome has a window encoding:
- a CDS encoding polysaccharide biosynthesis C-terminal domain-containing protein, whose product MATLGRKSVLIFGNSIVGALFGFVAIHYVAVYLGKGVIGQVDGALAALGILFFVTDLGFPMAHTKRVSEGADPGDCLATFTVFKLVATAAFALVTTLIVVYATFINPAQFQDYSPVVLIFVGAYLAAKSFAGIPQANFDARLEAARSQLVTFTESMTRIAFTILFAWLYAAVVSRDGPLAGLVSSAPGFVGEWLVRHPAESLAIAYMLGGVASAFAAFRYVRTARDFGRFRWDILKSYWQFALPLFIVGTVGVVGAKIDAVALTLFGSDVNTGTFTGLRRITLFVETLPVAVALMLFPTVSALAAAGDKQGAVDTTRRALRYTSMVVFPAVVFVIVFAKPIISLVLSNAWLDEAIVLQVLAIYSLLFAMSRPLSALLTGINRPDVAARAAIAMSVTLIVFNLLLIPSDIKSLNIQLFGLYALGAAISTALSGLVGYILYFYASSRLAGLHHPPEILKHLVAALGMAAALWLLAESVVGLERWYHLLFFGMIGGAVYLALLWVLKEFRDEEFRFFLNLAHPGQMLRYVRGELKR is encoded by the coding sequence ATCGCGACCCTAGGCCGCAAGTCGGTCCTCATCTTCGGCAATTCCATCGTCGGAGCGCTCTTCGGATTCGTCGCCATCCACTACGTCGCCGTCTACCTCGGCAAGGGGGTCATCGGCCAGGTGGACGGCGCCCTCGCCGCCCTCGGCATCCTGTTCTTCGTCACGGACCTCGGTTTCCCGATGGCGCACACGAAGCGCGTCTCGGAGGGCGCGGATCCCGGGGACTGCCTCGCCACGTTCACCGTGTTCAAGCTGGTGGCCACGGCGGCCTTCGCCCTCGTCACGACCCTGATCGTGGTCTACGCGACGTTCATCAATCCCGCCCAGTTCCAGGACTACTCGCCGGTCGTCCTCATCTTCGTCGGCGCCTATCTCGCGGCGAAGAGCTTCGCGGGCATTCCCCAGGCGAACTTCGACGCCCGGCTCGAGGCGGCGAGAAGCCAGCTCGTCACGTTCACCGAGTCGATGACGCGGATCGCGTTCACGATCCTTTTCGCGTGGCTTTACGCCGCCGTGGTCTCGCGCGACGGCCCGCTCGCCGGCCTCGTCTCGTCCGCCCCCGGGTTCGTCGGCGAATGGCTCGTCAGGCATCCCGCCGAATCGCTCGCGATCGCCTACATGCTCGGGGGCGTCGCCTCGGCCTTCGCCGCATTCCGCTATGTCAGGACGGCGCGCGACTTCGGCCGCTTCAGGTGGGACATCCTCAAGAGCTACTGGCAGTTCGCGCTGCCCCTTTTCATCGTCGGGACCGTCGGCGTCGTCGGCGCGAAGATCGACGCCGTCGCGCTCACGCTCTTCGGGTCGGACGTGAACACCGGGACGTTCACGGGCCTCAGGCGCATCACGCTCTTCGTCGAAACGCTCCCGGTCGCGGTCGCCCTCATGCTTTTCCCGACCGTGAGCGCGCTCGCGGCGGCCGGCGACAAGCAGGGGGCGGTCGACACGACCCGTCGAGCGCTCCGGTACACGAGCATGGTCGTCTTCCCGGCCGTCGTCTTCGTGATCGTCTTCGCGAAGCCGATCATCTCCCTCGTCCTCTCGAACGCGTGGCTCGACGAGGCGATCGTCCTCCAGGTTCTCGCGATCTATTCGCTCCTCTTCGCGATGTCCCGCCCGTTAAGCGCGCTCCTCACGGGCATCAACCGTCCCGACGTCGCCGCCCGGGCCGCGATCGCGATGAGCGTGACGCTCATCGTCTTCAATCTCCTCCTCATCCCCTCGGACATCAAGAGCCTCAACATCCAGCTCTTCGGCCTCTACGCGCTCGGCGCGGCGATCTCGACGGCGCTCTCCGGCCTCGTCGGGTACATCCTCTACTTCTACGCTTCCTCCCGTCTCGCGGGCCTCCATCACCCCCCGGAGATCCTGAAGCACCTCGTCGCCGCCCTCGGCATGGCGGCGGCCCTGTGGCTCCTCGCCGAGAGCGTCGTCGGTCTCGAGCGGTGGTACCACCTCCTCTTCTTCGGCATGATCGGCGGCGCGGTCTACCT